In one Actinomyces trachealis genomic region, the following are encoded:
- a CDS encoding WXG100 family type VII secretion target has product MSTYTVDTNEVSATAARTRARICTIQNEVDAMNGDLATLQSSWTGSASNSMGECGVQWHATQLQVQSNLHSIGQALDQAAFSYDDAETSNRNRFTVPQ; this is encoded by the coding sequence ATGAGCACCTACACCGTTGACACCAACGAAGTCTCCGCAACCGCCGCCCGCACCCGCGCCCGCATCTGCACGATCCAGAATGAGGTGGACGCCATGAACGGGGATCTAGCCACTCTGCAGTCCTCCTGGACCGGCTCAGCCTCCAACTCCATGGGTGAATGTGGCGTCCAGTGGCATGCCACCCAGCTGCAGGTCCAGAGCAACCTGCACAGCATCGGCCAGGCTCTGGACCAGGCGGCCTTTTCCTACGATGACGCTGAAACCAGCAACCGCAACCGTTTTACCGTGCCGCAGTGA